A genomic segment from Chitinophagales bacterium encodes:
- a CDS encoding OmpA family protein, which produces MKALATISLFSLLSYSTYSQNLVVNPGFEIYIDSNVVTYHYHSVFYGNFYWDINLSNSYGWNPATSGTPDLLSFNHTQFSHSGYSHAQTSISGSHWEYPQGRLISALEADKKYLVQFWVAAKIGSKSLPASVGIRFTNDEQNIFGDNCLNTPPDIEWGEKDLPTQTNTWVLLSDTLTAQGGELFFHIGNFKPQRETKMIMLDRKGKGVSLLLIDDVLVEPLIPTAKEDGLENMDKLSTGETFNLENIYFEKASYRLKDESIPELNMIKNWLHNKADVKILIEGHTDDDGNSVYNLELSINRANEVKQYLINNGIDSDRIQVKGYGASRPFSEDSTETGKKLNRRIELKIIE; this is translated from the coding sequence ATGAAAGCATTAGCGACAATAAGTCTTTTTTCTCTATTATCTTATAGCACATACAGTCAAAACTTAGTTGTAAATCCGGGATTTGAAATATACATAGATTCCAATGTAGTGACTTATCATTACCACAGCGTATTTTACGGCAATTTTTACTGGGATATCAATTTAAGCAACTCTTACGGTTGGAATCCTGCAACAAGCGGCACTCCTGATCTTTTGTCTTTCAACCATACTCAATTTTCACATTCAGGCTATTCTCATGCTCAAACTTCCATTAGTGGATCTCATTGGGAATATCCACAAGGAAGATTGATTTCAGCCTTAGAAGCTGATAAAAAATACCTGGTGCAATTTTGGGTAGCTGCAAAAATTGGAAGTAAATCACTGCCCGCTTCAGTTGGCATTAGATTCACCAACGATGAACAAAATATATTTGGCGATAACTGCTTAAATACACCTCCTGATATCGAGTGGGGCGAAAAAGATTTACCTACACAAACAAATACCTGGGTACTGCTTTCAGATACACTCACTGCACAAGGTGGAGAGCTATTTTTTCATATTGGCAATTTCAAGCCGCAGCGGGAAACTAAAATGATTATGCTGGACAGAAAAGGGAAAGGTGTTTCATTGCTATTGATTGATGATGTACTTGTCGAACCATTAATTCCCACAGCCAAAGAAGATGGGCTCGAAAATATGGATAAACTAAGCACTGGGGAAACCTTCAACCTTGAAAACATTTATTTTGAAAAAGCCTCTTACAGACTAAAAGATGAATCAATACCTGAATTAAACATGATTAAAAACTGGCTGCATAACAAAGCTGATGTGAAAATCCTGATTGAAGGACACACTGATGATGATGGCAATTCGGTATACAATCTCGAACTTTCAATAAATAGAGCAAATGAGGTTAAACAGTACCTTATTAACAATGGAATTGATTCAGATAGAATTCAGGTAAAAGGCTATGGAGCATCCCGTCCATTTTCAGAAGATTCAACTGAAACCGGCAAAAAATTAAACAGGAGAATTGAGCTGAAAATAATAGAGTAA
- a CDS encoding DUF3276 family protein, whose amino-acid sequence MEQDNNSKNKEGLFSKVIRAGKRRTYFFDVRTTKSNDYFITITESKKRFNDDGYERHKIFLYKEDFNKFLSAMTDTVNHIKEELLPEYDFDEFNHDFEDESEEYKKPVNKDASDNDKKSTDEPKWED is encoded by the coding sequence GTGGAGCAAGACAATAATTCCAAGAACAAAGAAGGACTGTTTTCAAAAGTAATCAGAGCCGGCAAAAGAAGAACTTATTTCTTTGATGTAAGGACTACAAAGTCCAACGATTACTTTATTACCATTACGGAAAGCAAAAAGCGCTTTAATGATGATGGGTACGAACGCCACAAAATTTTCTTATACAAGGAAGATTTCAACAAATTCTTAAGTGCAATGACTGATACGGTCAATCATATCAAGGAAGAACTGCTCCCTGAATACGATTTTGATGAGTTCAATCACGATTTTGAAGATGAATCTGAAGAGTATAAGAAACCTGTAAACAAAGATGCTTCTGATAATGATAAAAAATCTACTGATGAACCTAAGTGGGAGGATTAA
- a CDS encoding ABC transporter ATP-binding protein, whose product MKHLFFFNKYFRKYKFRLLLGILFVSVSNYFGVLSPRIIRYSFDLVKENIGFYRLFNGLSIQEEFYSVFGTALMFFGLIVLLLAVLKGLFMFFMRQTIIVMSRFIEYDLKNEIYRHYQFLSTAFYRRNNTGDLMSRISEDVSRVRMYLGPAIMYSINLVVLFVLVISAMIAVNPKLTFYVLTPLPILSISIYYINNLINKRSEAIQQKLSKLTTEAQEVYSGIRVIKSFVQEKQILGFFDKESEEYKEKALKLARVEAFFFPMMLMLIGISTILTIYIGGIQVIQGVITPGNVAEFVIYVNMLTWPVTSIGWVASIIQRAAASQKRINEFLDTPPEISSKNPSAFQLKGAIAFKNVSFTYPDTGIRALRDIEFELKPGEKMAVVGKTGSGKSTVAELLMRMYDATSGEILIDKTPVKDLNLDALRAQIAYVPQDVFLFSDTIENNISFGLETSDIELVKEAAKRASIHDEIMELPRGYNTLVGERGVTLSGGQKQRISLARAFAKNPQLIILDDCLSAVDANTEKVILSTLSDFLKDKTAIIITHRIFSLLDPDKIIVLEDGAVIESGTHKSLISSKGKYYEMYKHQQEEEKIQST is encoded by the coding sequence ATGAAGCACCTTTTCTTTTTTAATAAATACTTTAGGAAGTATAAATTTCGTCTTTTATTGGGGATACTGTTTGTTAGTGTTTCCAATTACTTTGGTGTTTTGTCTCCACGTATCATTCGTTATTCTTTTGACCTTGTAAAGGAAAACATTGGTTTTTACCGGCTTTTTAACGGACTCTCAATCCAGGAGGAATTTTATAGTGTATTTGGCACAGCACTGATGTTTTTCGGACTTATAGTTTTACTTCTGGCAGTGCTCAAAGGGCTTTTTATGTTTTTTATGCGCCAGACTATTATAGTGATGTCGAGGTTTATTGAGTACGATCTTAAAAATGAAATTTACCGACACTATCAATTTTTATCTACTGCATTTTACCGAAGAAACAATACGGGTGATTTAATGTCGCGTATTTCTGAAGACGTGTCAAGAGTACGTATGTACCTAGGTCCGGCTATTATGTACAGTATCAATCTTGTGGTGCTGTTTGTGCTGGTAATTAGTGCAATGATAGCGGTAAATCCCAAATTGACATTTTATGTGCTTACACCGCTCCCTATTTTGTCCATAAGCATTTATTATATCAATAACCTGATTAATAAACGCAGTGAAGCAATTCAGCAAAAACTTTCTAAACTAACAACTGAGGCACAAGAAGTTTATTCAGGAATTCGAGTTATAAAATCATTTGTGCAGGAAAAACAGATACTCGGTTTTTTTGATAAGGAGAGTGAGGAGTACAAAGAAAAGGCCTTGAAACTTGCACGAGTAGAAGCTTTCTTTTTTCCTATGATGCTTATGCTGATTGGAATTTCCACAATTTTAACCATATATATTGGCGGGATTCAGGTTATTCAGGGTGTGATTACACCGGGAAATGTTGCTGAATTTGTGATTTATGTAAATATGCTCACCTGGCCGGTAACAAGTATTGGTTGGGTAGCCAGCATTATTCAACGTGCTGCTGCTTCACAAAAGAGGATCAATGAATTTTTGGATACCCCCCCCGAAATTTCTTCTAAAAATCCATCTGCATTTCAATTGAAGGGAGCTATTGCCTTTAAAAATGTTTCTTTTACCTATCCCGATACGGGGATCAGGGCTTTGAGAGATATTGAATTTGAGTTGAAGCCGGGGGAGAAAATGGCCGTGGTCGGAAAAACAGGTTCTGGAAAATCCACTGTTGCTGAATTGCTGATGCGGATGTACGATGCCACTTCCGGTGAAATATTAATTGATAAAACACCTGTTAAAGATTTAAATTTAGATGCCTTGCGCGCTCAAATAGCTTATGTGCCACAAGATGTTTTTCTATTTTCAGATACTATAGAAAACAACATCAGCTTTGGCCTGGAAACTTCGGATATTGAACTGGTAAAAGAGGCTGCCAAACGGGCTTCTATTCACGATGAAATCATGGAATTGCCACGTGGCTATAATACACTTGTGGGTGAACGGGGAGTTACGCTTTCCGGTGGGCAAAAACAAAGGATTTCGCTTGCCCGTGCATTTGCCAAAAATCCTCAATTGATCATTCTGGATGATTGCCTTTCTGCTGTAGATGCCAATACTGAAAAAGTCATTTTAAGCACACTTAGTGATTTTTTAAAGGATAAAACGGCTATTATTATTACACATAGAATTTTTTCTTTGCTCGATCCTGATAAAATTATTGTACTTGAGGATGGAGCTGTAATTGAGTCTGGCACACATAAAAGCCTGATTTCAAGCAAGGGCAAATACTATGAAATGTATAAACATCAGCAGGAAGAAGAAAAAATCCAAAGCACTTAA
- a CDS encoding Glu/Leu/Phe/Val dehydrogenase — translation MQTASENLTSVQQTNGLFDQLNNYEHEQLVFCQDKATGLKCIIGIHNTTLGPALGGTRFYNYKNEADAITDVLRLSRGMTYKNAISGINLGGGKAVIIGDPAKLSNEFLWRRYGKFIDSLHGKYYTAEDVGTSIQDMEYVSQETEFVAGLPDFLGGGGDPSPVTAYGVYLGIKAGAKKKFGSDDLSKYKILVEGVGNVGSHLLSYLSKENAKIYICDVNTAKLKAAAEKYGAEVVALENALDLDIDIYAPCALGASINDESISRLKCGVIAGAANNQLKNEQVHAQMLVDKDILYAPDFLINAGGVINCYAEVNIKPYNRDYAYRLTESIYDKAMSIFEQAEKLKITTHEAAFLLAKKRIQSVAQLRAVR, via the coding sequence ATGCAGACAGCTTCGGAAAATCTTACTTCAGTCCAACAAACTAACGGTCTTTTTGATCAATTAAACAATTATGAACACGAGCAGCTTGTTTTTTGTCAGGACAAGGCCACAGGATTAAAATGCATCATAGGCATTCACAATACTACATTAGGGCCAGCGCTTGGAGGCACACGCTTTTACAATTACAAAAATGAAGCCGATGCCATAACAGATGTACTGCGGCTTTCACGCGGCATGACCTATAAAAATGCGATTAGCGGTATCAATCTTGGTGGTGGAAAAGCCGTGATTATTGGAGACCCTGCAAAACTATCCAATGAATTTTTGTGGCGTAGATATGGAAAGTTCATCGATAGTCTTCATGGAAAATACTACACAGCGGAAGATGTAGGCACAAGTATTCAGGATATGGAGTATGTCAGCCAGGAAACAGAATTTGTTGCCGGACTGCCCGATTTTCTCGGTGGTGGCGGAGATCCCTCTCCCGTAACTGCCTATGGAGTTTATCTGGGTATCAAAGCAGGAGCAAAAAAGAAATTCGGCAGTGATGATTTGAGCAAATACAAAATACTTGTAGAAGGTGTGGGCAATGTCGGCTCACATTTATTGAGTTATTTATCAAAGGAAAATGCCAAAATCTACATTTGCGATGTGAATACAGCAAAACTAAAAGCTGCTGCTGAAAAATATGGAGCAGAAGTAGTTGCACTTGAAAATGCCCTGGATTTGGATATTGACATTTACGCTCCCTGTGCACTTGGAGCAAGTATCAATGATGAAAGTATCAGCCGGTTAAAATGCGGGGTGATTGCAGGGGCAGCAAACAATCAATTAAAAAACGAGCAAGTTCATGCACAAATGCTTGTGGACAAAGACATTTTATACGCTCCTGATTTTCTGATCAATGCCGGTGGTGTGATCAATTGTTATGCAGAAGTAAACATCAAACCCTACAACAGGGATTATGCCTATCGCCTCACAGAATCAATATATGACAAAGCAATGTCTATATTCGAACAAGCAGAAAAATTAAAGATCACAACACACGAAGCAGCCTTCTTACTGGCTAAAAAAAGAATTCAATCTGTGGCGCAATTAAGGGCCGTAAGATAA
- the nusB gene encoding transcription antitermination factor NusB: protein MQTIYATDQGATQDLYSAEKVLRKNLKQTLDLFYYQLLTICEITDFSLKYAEIIKSRHIKLDLEERHYTKIEQHPFVLELKENEHFNNYVKNNKLAKFIDEGIIRELFRQLHETDFYKNYMLESGEEVEKEVLLKLYKDVMLTNERYQAHLEENFTYFDEDNSSVRYRLTDLLETPESMKNSVFFDRLYDKSDADFAIDLLNNYRNNHQDFEALIKPQLKNWDIQRIARLDIILIKLALCELLHFDNIPVKVSINEYIDISKLYSTPKSHEFVNGVIDRLRKKLEKEKKIKKSGRGLLS, encoded by the coding sequence ATGCAAACTATTTATGCAACCGATCAGGGAGCAACACAAGACCTGTATTCAGCAGAAAAAGTGCTAAGAAAAAATCTGAAGCAAACCCTTGATCTTTTTTACTATCAGCTTTTGACAATATGTGAGATCACAGATTTTAGCCTGAAATATGCGGAAATCATCAAATCCAGGCATATAAAACTAGACCTCGAAGAACGCCACTACACCAAAATTGAGCAGCATCCTTTTGTGCTTGAACTCAAAGAAAATGAGCATTTCAACAATTATGTAAAAAACAACAAGCTCGCTAAGTTTATAGATGAAGGAATTATACGGGAATTGTTCAGGCAGTTGCACGAAACTGATTTTTATAAAAATTATATGCTCGAATCGGGTGAAGAAGTTGAAAAAGAGGTATTGCTGAAGTTGTACAAAGATGTTATGCTTACAAATGAACGTTATCAAGCTCACCTTGAAGAAAATTTCACCTATTTTGATGAAGACAACTCTTCTGTGAGGTACAGGTTGACTGATCTTTTAGAAACCCCTGAAAGTATGAAAAACAGTGTGTTTTTTGATCGTTTATACGACAAAAGTGACGCGGATTTTGCTATAGATTTACTGAACAATTACCGCAACAATCATCAGGATTTTGAAGCACTGATCAAACCACAGCTTAAAAACTGGGACATACAGCGTATAGCCCGGCTCGATATTATCCTTATAAAATTAGCTCTGTGCGAACTTTTACACTTTGATAATATCCCCGTAAAAGTAAGCATTAATGAATATATAGATATTTCTAAGCTCTATTCAACACCAAAAAGCCATGAATTTGTAAACGGAGTGATAGACCGGCTCAGAAAAAAACTTGAAAAGGAGAAAAAAATTAAAAAAAGCGGTCGGGGTCTGTTAAGTTAG